The following coding sequences lie in one Vulgatibacter sp. genomic window:
- the cheB gene encoding chemotaxis-specific protein-glutamate methyltransferase CheB, whose protein sequence is MRQPGLKTIRVLVVDDSPLIRAWICDALARQPGVTVVGTAASGEEATARTIELAPDVITMDLQMPRSDGFDGIASIMALRPTPILVLTAESVEPNAFRALSLGALDLLPKPATQEQRDFGARLAERLRLLAGTPVIRHVRGKRDRNVAVALQRQPVALVAIAASLGGPRALGQLLKALPVPYPLPVVVVQHMAEGFTAGLTRWLSHEGRREVREAEDGEPLVAGTVLVAPAGKHLTVSREAVHLDDGPPQHGFRPSATPFFHSVAKSFGARACGVVLTGMGDDGALGLKALRDAGGSTIAQDEATCAVFGMPRAAIAAGAVEQVLPLDGIAAALAEVGG, encoded by the coding sequence GTGCGGCAGCCCGGGCTGAAGACCATCCGCGTCCTGGTGGTGGACGACTCGCCGCTGATCCGCGCCTGGATCTGCGACGCCCTGGCGCGGCAGCCGGGCGTCACCGTGGTGGGCACCGCCGCCAGCGGCGAGGAGGCGACCGCGCGCACCATCGAGCTCGCCCCCGACGTGATCACGATGGATCTGCAGATGCCCCGCTCCGACGGATTCGACGGGATCGCGAGCATCATGGCGCTGCGCCCCACGCCGATCCTCGTTCTCACCGCGGAGTCCGTCGAGCCCAACGCCTTCCGCGCCCTCTCCCTCGGGGCGCTCGACCTCCTCCCCAAGCCGGCCACGCAGGAGCAGCGCGACTTCGGCGCGCGCCTCGCCGAGCGGCTGCGGCTCCTCGCCGGCACCCCGGTGATCCGGCACGTGCGCGGCAAGCGGGATCGCAACGTGGCGGTTGCGCTGCAGCGGCAGCCGGTGGCGCTGGTGGCGATCGCCGCCTCCCTCGGCGGACCGCGGGCGCTGGGGCAGCTGCTCAAGGCGCTGCCCGTGCCCTACCCGCTTCCGGTCGTGGTGGTGCAGCACATGGCCGAGGGCTTCACCGCGGGCCTCACCCGCTGGCTCTCCCACGAAGGGCGCCGCGAGGTCCGCGAGGCGGAGGACGGCGAGCCCCTCGTCGCCGGCACGGTCTTGGTGGCGCCCGCGGGCAAGCACCTCACCGTGAGCCGGGAGGCGGTGCACCTCGACGACGGGCCGCCGCAGCACGGCTTCCGGCCCTCGGCGACGCCCTTCTTCCATTCGGTGGCGAAGAGCTTCGGCGCCAGGGCCTGCGGGGTGGTCCTCACCGGCATGGGCGACGACGGCGCGCTGGGCCTCAAGGCGCTGCGCGACGCAGGGGGCAGCACCATCGCGCAGGACGAGGCGACCTGCGCGGTCTTCGGCATGCCGCGGGCGGCGATCGCCGCCGGTGCGGTGGAGCAGGTCCTGCCCCTGGACGGGATCGCGGCGGCGTTGGCGGAGGTGGGCGGATGA
- a CDS encoding aldo/keto reductase, producing MDEADLAAVGYTTLGKTGLQVSRLGFGTFRVDDRAAPHKEALATALQHGVNLIDTSGNYADGHAEIAVGQVLAELFAKGTISRQQVVVAGKIGVLQGESLREMREREAEEKPVPGVVHFQDGVWSCIHPAWIEEQIGASLQRLQLDGLDIVLLHNPEIFLADAQTNRRGVSIEQVREQFYGRIERAFEQLEKECKAGRIGWYGISSNTLAAPAAEPQAIDLQRLVQAAKAAARKVGAADDHFAVVEVPLNLYENRPATLALGDQGTFLAQAEMAGLAVLTNRPLNAILGPNRLLRLAEPPQMPNAPKLADAAAEVQAIEAVFAQDFAPKIKVQGGPPPTEIFRWGTELADAPAKLTGIEHWMAMQAQVIGPQVQTLLGQLGQGFKNDASFQAWAKRYVESLNKLLAAVSGALVEKLGAEAAQLKSRLAGQVPERWQGASLSRQALGTLLSTGGVTTVLVGMRNKKYVEDALGAVALEPIAPATITQVYEAFARQGA from the coding sequence GTGGACGAGGCGGATCTGGCGGCGGTGGGCTACACCACCCTCGGCAAGACGGGCCTCCAGGTCTCCCGGCTGGGATTCGGCACGTTCCGGGTGGACGATCGCGCGGCGCCCCACAAGGAAGCGCTCGCCACCGCCCTCCAGCACGGCGTGAACCTCATCGACACCTCCGGCAACTACGCCGACGGCCACGCGGAGATCGCGGTGGGCCAGGTGCTCGCCGAGCTCTTCGCCAAGGGGACGATCAGCCGCCAGCAGGTGGTGGTGGCCGGCAAGATCGGCGTCCTCCAGGGCGAGAGCCTCCGCGAGATGCGGGAGCGCGAGGCCGAGGAGAAGCCGGTGCCCGGCGTCGTCCACTTCCAGGACGGCGTGTGGAGCTGCATCCACCCCGCGTGGATCGAGGAGCAGATCGGCGCGTCGCTGCAGCGCCTGCAGCTCGACGGCCTCGACATCGTCCTCCTCCACAACCCCGAGATATTCCTCGCCGACGCGCAGACCAACCGCCGCGGCGTCTCGATCGAGCAGGTCCGCGAGCAGTTCTACGGCCGGATCGAGCGGGCCTTCGAGCAGCTCGAGAAGGAGTGCAAGGCCGGCCGCATCGGCTGGTACGGCATCTCCTCCAACACCCTCGCCGCCCCCGCCGCGGAGCCGCAGGCGATCGATCTGCAGCGCCTCGTGCAGGCGGCGAAGGCGGCGGCCCGGAAGGTGGGCGCCGCCGACGACCACTTCGCCGTGGTCGAGGTCCCCCTGAACCTCTACGAGAACCGCCCCGCCACCCTCGCCCTCGGCGACCAGGGCACCTTCCTCGCCCAGGCAGAGATGGCCGGCCTCGCCGTCCTCACCAACCGCCCGCTCAACGCGATCCTCGGGCCCAACCGCCTGCTCCGCCTCGCCGAGCCGCCGCAGATGCCCAACGCGCCGAAGCTCGCCGACGCCGCTGCCGAGGTGCAGGCGATCGAGGCGGTCTTCGCCCAGGACTTCGCCCCCAAGATCAAGGTGCAGGGCGGCCCGCCGCCCACCGAGATCTTCCGCTGGGGCACCGAGCTCGCCGACGCGCCCGCCAAGCTCACCGGCATCGAGCATTGGATGGCGATGCAGGCCCAGGTGATCGGGCCGCAGGTGCAGACGCTGCTGGGCCAGCTCGGCCAGGGCTTCAAGAACGACGCCTCCTTCCAGGCGTGGGCCAAGCGCTACGTCGAGTCGCTCAACAAGCTCCTCGCAGCGGTGAGCGGCGCGCTGGTGGAGAAGCTCGGCGCGGAGGCGGCGCAGCTCAAGAGCCGCCTCGCGGGCCAGGTGCCGGAGCGCTGGCAGGGCGCCTCGCTCTCGCGCCAGGCGCTGGGCACGCTGCTCTCGACCGGCGGCGTGACCACCGTGCTGGTGGGCATGCGCAACAAGAAGTACGTCGAGGATGCCCTCGGCGCCGTGGCGCTCGAGCCGATCGCTCCCGCCACGATCACCCAGGTCTACGAGGCGTTCGCGCGCCAGGGGGCCTGA
- a CDS encoding CheR family methyltransferase — translation MRGLETRQLQQLAGLLHEKVGLHVRPDAWGNLRLAVSARLGAGAPTAHIDEWLGALAQSEEELRRLLPLVTVGKTSFFRDDRQFAALSELLPDWLAAGRAAGRRLSIWSAGCATGEEIHSIAIAALEAGAEPPELELLGTDVNPAAVAFAAAGRYPLARLEGLSADRIERHFRVEDGVAQVRPALRRAAPSFEVQNLADDRYPQPRAGSWDVIFCRNVLIYFDLPTTMQVLDRFHRALKPGGFLFLGYSESLFRVYDGFELVERAGAFFYRKPHGAARRGAAGGAAAAPSPDEPPVLAPSPARETPPPGPPTLREIAVGIEAGRFEEARRALEERVEKVPEDLGARLTLANLLVLLRLPAEARACYEAALEMEPLRAEVHLLFGIHLHAQGDWQRAAEEFSRALFLEPELALGHWFLGRCRERAGDLEGARRAYRNAVRTSREGRQRRRFLGFYPDLPEDDGPFARAAESALQAL, via the coding sequence ATGAGGGGACTCGAGACGCGGCAGCTGCAGCAGCTCGCAGGGCTGCTCCACGAAAAGGTGGGACTGCACGTGCGGCCGGACGCCTGGGGCAACCTGCGCCTCGCGGTCTCGGCGCGCCTCGGCGCCGGCGCGCCCACCGCCCACATCGACGAATGGCTCGGCGCGCTGGCGCAGAGCGAAGAGGAGCTGCGCCGCCTCCTGCCCCTGGTCACGGTGGGCAAGACCTCCTTCTTCCGGGACGATCGGCAATTCGCGGCGCTCTCGGAGCTGCTCCCCGACTGGCTCGCCGCGGGCCGCGCCGCAGGACGGCGCCTCTCGATCTGGTCGGCGGGATGCGCCACCGGCGAGGAGATCCACTCCATCGCGATCGCCGCCCTCGAAGCGGGTGCGGAGCCGCCGGAGCTGGAGCTCCTCGGCACCGACGTGAACCCGGCGGCGGTGGCCTTCGCCGCTGCGGGGCGCTATCCCCTCGCCCGTCTCGAAGGACTCTCGGCCGACCGGATCGAGCGCCATTTCCGGGTGGAGGACGGCGTCGCCCAGGTCCGCCCGGCGCTGCGGCGGGCAGCGCCCTCCTTCGAGGTGCAGAACCTCGCCGACGATCGCTACCCGCAGCCCCGCGCCGGGAGCTGGGACGTGATCTTCTGCAGGAACGTCCTCATCTATTTCGACCTGCCGACCACGATGCAGGTCCTCGATCGTTTCCACCGGGCCTTGAAGCCCGGCGGCTTCCTCTTCCTCGGCTATTCCGAGTCGCTCTTCCGGGTCTACGACGGCTTCGAGCTGGTGGAGCGGGCCGGGGCCTTCTTCTACCGCAAGCCCCACGGAGCAGCGCGGCGGGGCGCCGCCGGTGGTGCTGCCGCGGCGCCGTCCCCGGACGAGCCGCCGGTGCTGGCGCCGAGCCCGGCGAGGGAGACGCCGCCCCCGGGCCCGCCGACCCTGCGGGAGATCGCGGTGGGGATCGAGGCGGGGCGCTTCGAGGAGGCGCGCCGCGCCCTCGAGGAGCGGGTGGAGAAGGTCCCCGAGGATCTCGGCGCCCGCCTCACCCTCGCCAACCTCCTCGTGCTCCTCCGGCTTCCGGCGGAGGCACGTGCGTGTTACGAAGCGGCCCTGGAGATGGAGCCGCTGCGGGCGGAGGTGCACCTGCTCTTCGGCATCCACCTCCATGCGCAGGGAGATTGGCAGCGGGCAGCGGAGGAGTTCTCGCGGGCGCTCTTCCTCGAGCCCGAGCTGGCGCTGGGCCATTGGTTCCTCGGCAGGTGCCGGGAGCGGGCGGGCGATCTCGAGGGGGCGCGTCGTGCCTACCGCAACGCGGTGCGCACCTCGCGGGAGGGTCGGCAGCGGCGCCGGTTTCTCGGGTTCTACCCGGACCTGCCCGAAGACGACGGTCCCTTCGCCCGTGCTGCGGAGAGTGCGCTGCAGGCGCTTTGA
- a CDS encoding response regulator produces MSAEAIRQKLLGRFREVARDRAERLSSALHRFDGAGPDVLEELSRELHTLKGEARMMGFMGISKIVHAAEDLLGAGLHGERLESMRRACESIPLLLEEPPEGGPSSHSLLAELQAFLAGPAEAPPVNEAEPALAQRQQAPQQQAVAMAPVSIRVDLDALDEIAGLAGDTLVEGARAGARTRELKELLEGWNAVSERLLRIAERADAAGLRDLTAVVEDDVHRLRTQAFRFFHHHAESVGGVRQLLGTLAERVAEARLIPLGELFADLPATAASLAAEQGKAIEVSITGADTGIDKAILPSLQDPLVHLLRNTIDHAIELPEKRAAAGKPAAGQLRISALPDGDRLQVVLEDDGAGIDAEKIRATAVKRGVLDAAAAAALSDKAALELIFAPGFSTRASAGETSGRGVGLDVVRRRVVSLGGAVSVESTPGVGTRFTLRLPQSLSLVKVLLVRIDDDVYGLPAADVQAVGRLEPSDVSEVAGVRVVRHRDRLVPVVAAGPLLGLNGGPAERRPAVAFVHHGDHGLALVVDGFRGEREVAVKAPGAFLQGRRFVSGAASLEDGRVALLLSTADLLAAAKGRTGLPAQKSRSRRRILLVDDSLIAREAEAALLRGLGHEVDEAADGEEGLRKLEGAAYDLLVTDVQMPVMDGIELTRRVKGSETLRRIPVLILSSLATQHDKRRGLEAGADGYLGKQELDAAGLARMVERLCGSPG; encoded by the coding sequence ATGAGCGCGGAAGCGATCCGCCAGAAGCTCCTCGGGCGATTCCGGGAGGTGGCCCGCGACAGGGCCGAGCGCCTCTCGTCCGCGCTGCACCGTTTCGACGGTGCGGGGCCGGACGTGCTGGAGGAGCTCTCGCGCGAGCTGCACACGCTGAAGGGTGAAGCCCGGATGATGGGCTTCATGGGGATCTCGAAGATCGTCCACGCCGCGGAGGATCTCCTCGGCGCCGGCCTCCACGGCGAGCGGCTGGAGAGCATGCGCCGTGCGTGCGAGTCGATCCCGCTGCTCCTCGAGGAGCCGCCGGAGGGCGGGCCCTCCTCCCACTCGCTCCTCGCCGAGCTGCAGGCCTTCCTCGCAGGCCCGGCGGAAGCGCCGCCGGTGAACGAGGCGGAGCCCGCTCTGGCGCAGCGGCAGCAGGCGCCACAGCAGCAGGCGGTGGCGATGGCGCCGGTCTCGATCCGCGTCGATCTCGACGCCCTCGACGAGATCGCCGGGCTCGCCGGCGACACGCTGGTCGAAGGCGCCCGCGCCGGCGCCCGCACCCGGGAGCTCAAGGAGCTCCTCGAGGGCTGGAACGCGGTGTCGGAGCGGCTGCTGCGCATCGCCGAGCGCGCCGACGCCGCGGGGCTGCGCGATCTGACCGCGGTGGTGGAGGACGACGTCCACCGCCTCCGCACCCAGGCCTTCCGCTTCTTCCACCACCACGCCGAATCGGTGGGCGGCGTGCGCCAGCTGCTCGGCACCCTCGCCGAGCGGGTCGCCGAAGCGCGGCTCATCCCGCTGGGCGAGCTCTTCGCCGATCTCCCCGCCACCGCCGCCTCCCTCGCGGCGGAGCAGGGCAAGGCGATCGAGGTCTCGATCACCGGCGCGGACACCGGCATCGACAAGGCGATCCTCCCCTCGCTGCAGGATCCCCTCGTCCACCTGCTCCGCAACACCATCGACCACGCCATCGAGTTGCCGGAGAAGCGCGCCGCCGCAGGCAAGCCTGCAGCGGGGCAGCTGCGGATCAGCGCCCTCCCCGACGGCGACCGGCTCCAGGTCGTGCTCGAGGACGACGGCGCCGGCATCGACGCCGAGAAGATCCGGGCCACCGCGGTGAAGCGCGGCGTCCTCGACGCAGCAGCAGCGGCGGCCCTCTCCGACAAGGCGGCGCTCGAGCTCATCTTCGCCCCGGGCTTCTCCACCCGCGCCTCCGCCGGCGAGACCTCGGGCCGCGGCGTCGGCCTCGACGTGGTCCGCCGCCGGGTGGTCTCGCTGGGCGGCGCCGTCTCGGTCGAGTCGACGCCGGGCGTGGGCACCCGCTTCACCCTGCGCCTGCCCCAGTCGCTCTCGCTGGTGAAGGTGCTGCTGGTGCGGATCGACGACGACGTCTACGGCCTGCCCGCAGCCGACGTGCAGGCGGTGGGTCGTCTCGAGCCGTCCGACGTGAGCGAGGTCGCAGGCGTCCGGGTGGTCCGCCACCGCGACCGCCTCGTGCCCGTGGTCGCCGCGGGTCCGCTCCTCGGCCTGAACGGCGGTCCCGCCGAGCGCCGCCCTGCGGTGGCCTTCGTCCACCACGGCGACCACGGCCTCGCCCTGGTGGTCGACGGCTTCCGCGGCGAGCGCGAGGTGGCGGTGAAGGCGCCGGGCGCCTTCCTCCAGGGACGCCGCTTCGTCTCGGGCGCCGCCTCCCTCGAGGACGGCAGGGTCGCGCTCCTGCTCAGCACCGCGGATCTGCTCGCGGCGGCGAAGGGGCGCACCGGCCTGCCGGCGCAGAAGAGCCGCAGCCGCCGCCGGATCCTCCTCGTCGACGACTCCCTCATCGCCCGCGAGGCGGAGGCGGCGCTGCTGCGCGGCCTCGGCCACGAGGTGGACGAGGCGGCGGACGGCGAAGAGGGGCTGCGCAAGCTGGAGGGCGCCGCCTACGACCTGCTCGTCACCGACGTACAGATGCCGGTGATGGACGGCATCGAGCTCACCCGGCGGGTGAAGGGATCCGAGACGCTGCGCAGGATCCCGGTGCTCATCCTCTCCTCGCTGGCGACGCAGCACGACAAGCGGCGGGGCCTCGAGGCAGGCGCCGACGGCTATCTCGGCAAGCAGGAGCTGGACGCTGCGGGCCTCGCCCGCATGGTGGAGCGGCTGTGCGGCAGCCCGGGCTGA
- a CDS encoding histone deacetylase, whose protein sequence is MEKYRMLRQLLLEREVLMPAQLCEAPLAHRDELGLVHTGDYLEQVFGGGLDAAAQRRIGLPWSEELVLRSRASVGGTLAATREALERGISGNLAGGTHHAFADHGEGYCVFNDIAVAARVVQRAGAIGRAAVIDLDVHQGNGTAAIFADDETVFTFSIHGEKNFPFRKQRSHLDVGLADGVGDDEYLEALRHHLPQVIDRALPDLLFYQAGVDALAEDSLGRLSLTLAGLRARDRYVLETARAKGLPVVLTMGGGYARPISLTLEGHVGTYETAVAIFG, encoded by the coding sequence ATGGAGAAGTACCGGATGCTCCGGCAGCTGCTGCTCGAGCGCGAGGTGCTCATGCCCGCGCAGCTCTGCGAGGCGCCCCTGGCCCACCGGGACGAGCTCGGCCTCGTCCACACCGGCGACTATCTCGAGCAGGTCTTCGGCGGCGGCCTCGACGCCGCGGCGCAGCGGCGGATCGGCCTGCCCTGGAGCGAGGAGCTGGTGCTGCGCTCCCGGGCCTCCGTGGGCGGCACCCTCGCCGCCACCCGCGAGGCGCTCGAGCGGGGGATCTCCGGCAACCTCGCCGGCGGCACCCACCACGCCTTCGCCGATCATGGCGAGGGCTACTGCGTCTTCAACGACATCGCGGTGGCGGCGCGGGTGGTGCAGCGCGCGGGCGCGATCGGCCGGGCGGCGGTGATCGATCTCGACGTGCACCAGGGGAACGGCACCGCGGCGATCTTCGCAGACGACGAGACGGTCTTCACCTTCTCGATACACGGCGAGAAGAACTTCCCCTTCCGCAAGCAGCGCTCGCACCTCGACGTGGGGCTCGCCGACGGCGTCGGCGACGACGAATACCTGGAGGCGCTGCGTCACCACCTGCCGCAGGTGATCGATCGGGCGCTGCCGGATCTGCTCTTCTACCAGGCCGGCGTCGACGCCCTGGCGGAGGACAGCCTCGGGCGCCTCTCGCTCACCTTGGCGGGCTTGCGGGCGCGGGATCGCTACGTGCTGGAGACGGCCCGGGCGAAGGGGCTGCCGGTGGTGCTCACCATGGGCGGCGGCTACGCCAGGCCGATCTCCCTCACCCTCGAAGGCCACGTGGGGACCTACGAGACGGCGGTGGCGATCTTCGGCTGA
- a CDS encoding methyl-accepting chemotaxis protein has protein sequence MARNEVRGTGTTRKRAVRKAAVDDTGRIEAVLEALATGRYEARVDLASIEDPKLRRLAEMTNAVADHATQELQTARERNRSLRHGVGDALEAVERVVAQGQLSGTTGIQDPDPALAPLVNGLEQLLSTLRAFTLEMREASLQISASSSEVLAAATQQESSMAEHASAIHETTATMEELKGASHQIAENARTVASVAEQTLGSAQSGEGSIRGLLESVQRITDNAVVVHDAMSRLARRVERIGSVVEVIDDIADRSDLLALNAALEGAKAGEAGRGFSIVAAEMRRLAENVLVSTKEIKGLIGEIREATESAIEASHKNRSAADDGNRQGQAAMTSVQEIVAGVQETNDAARVIHLATQQQRTATEQVVQSMAEVEIATRQAQEGARQSSHAAAGLARLAERLSALVKRFHVQ, from the coding sequence ATGGCGCGGAACGAAGTACGGGGAACGGGGACCACGCGGAAGCGTGCGGTGCGCAAGGCAGCCGTCGACGACACCGGCAGGATCGAGGCGGTGCTCGAGGCGCTCGCCACCGGCAGGTACGAGGCGCGGGTCGACCTCGCCTCGATCGAGGATCCCAAGCTCAGGCGCCTCGCCGAGATGACCAACGCGGTGGCCGATCACGCCACGCAGGAGCTGCAGACCGCGCGCGAGCGCAACCGCAGCCTCCGCCACGGCGTCGGCGACGCCCTCGAGGCGGTGGAGCGGGTGGTGGCGCAGGGGCAGCTCTCCGGGACCACGGGGATCCAGGATCCGGATCCGGCGCTCGCCCCGCTGGTGAACGGCCTCGAGCAGCTCCTCTCGACCCTGCGTGCCTTCACCCTCGAGATGCGCGAGGCCTCGCTGCAGATCTCGGCGAGCTCCTCCGAGGTGCTCGCTGCGGCGACGCAGCAGGAGAGCTCGATGGCCGAGCACGCCTCGGCGATCCACGAGACCACCGCCACCATGGAGGAGCTCAAGGGCGCCTCCCACCAGATCGCGGAGAACGCGCGCACGGTGGCCTCGGTGGCGGAGCAGACCCTGGGCTCCGCGCAGAGCGGCGAGGGCTCGATCCGCGGGCTCCTCGAGAGCGTGCAGCGGATCACCGACAACGCGGTGGTGGTCCACGACGCGATGAGCCGGCTGGCGCGGCGGGTCGAGCGGATCGGCAGCGTGGTCGAGGTGATCGACGACATCGCCGATCGCTCCGATCTGCTCGCCCTCAACGCGGCCCTCGAAGGCGCCAAGGCGGGGGAGGCGGGCCGCGGCTTCTCCATCGTCGCCGCGGAGATGCGCAGGCTCGCGGAGAACGTCCTCGTCTCCACCAAGGAGATCAAGGGGCTGATCGGCGAGATCCGCGAGGCCACCGAGAGCGCCATCGAGGCGAGCCACAAGAACCGCAGCGCCGCCGACGACGGCAACCGGCAGGGCCAGGCGGCGATGACCAGCGTGCAGGAGATCGTCGCCGGCGTGCAGGAGACCAACGACGCCGCCCGGGTGATCCACCTCGCCACCCAGCAGCAGCGCACCGCCACCGAGCAGGTGGTGCAGTCGATGGCCGAGGTGGAGATCGCCACCCGCCAGGCGCAGGAAGGTGCGCGCCAGTCCTCCCACGCAGCAGCCGGTCTGGCGCGCCTCGCCGAGCGGCTCTCCGCCCTCGTGAAGCGCTTTCACGTCCAGTAA
- a CDS encoding FHA domain-containing protein: MSGPFDEWDHTVPGGIPLDDLQRYSRAAVLEQIRGPGAPQRHLLVESRIVIGRTEGDIRIASAELSRSHLKIERAGTEYACTDLDSSNGVYLNGVKIHSAVLREGDLLQLGDVIFVFHAGAA; the protein is encoded by the coding sequence ATGTCGGGTCCATTCGACGAGTGGGATCACACGGTACCGGGCGGCATCCCGCTCGACGATCTGCAGCGCTACAGCCGCGCCGCGGTCCTCGAGCAGATCCGCGGCCCCGGTGCGCCGCAGCGCCATCTCCTCGTCGAGAGCCGGATCGTGATCGGGCGCACCGAGGGCGACATCCGCATCGCCTCCGCCGAGCTCTCCCGCAGCCACCTGAAGATCGAACGCGCCGGCACCGAATACGCCTGCACCGATCTCGACAGCTCCAACGGCGTCTATCTGAACGGCGTGAAGATCCACAGCGCCGTGCTGCGCGAAGGCGACCTCCTCCAGCTCGGCGACGTGATCTTCGTCTTCCACGCAGGTGCAGCCTAG
- a CDS encoding chemotaxis protein CheW has product MRSDETRPEPADPWGVHGTDPWYFCVRLLGARYAFAASLATEVVRLGPMTRLPGAPSFLCGVFQHRGEVLPVFDVAQLLGERPTPLASGGRVALVQSGPYRLALVAEAVEGLVQIADAQLEPAPQGSGGLLEFVERVGADAKGPVALLDLERLIESARERSAAA; this is encoded by the coding sequence ATGCGATCCGACGAGACCAGGCCCGAGCCAGCCGATCCCTGGGGGGTGCACGGCACCGACCCCTGGTATTTCTGCGTCCGGCTCCTCGGCGCGCGCTACGCCTTCGCCGCATCCCTCGCCACCGAGGTGGTCCGGCTCGGGCCGATGACGCGGCTCCCCGGCGCCCCCTCCTTCCTCTGCGGCGTCTTCCAGCACCGCGGCGAGGTGCTGCCGGTCTTCGACGTGGCGCAGCTCCTCGGCGAGCGCCCCACCCCGCTGGCCAGCGGGGGCCGGGTGGCGCTGGTCCAATCGGGCCCCTACCGCCTCGCGCTGGTGGCCGAAGCGGTGGAGGGCCTGGTGCAGATCGCCGACGCGCAGCTCGAGCCGGCGCCGCAGGGAAGCGGCGGCCTCCTCGAATTCGTGGAGCGGGTGGGCGCCGACGCGAAGGGGCCGGTGGCGCTCCTCGATCTCGAGCGGCTGATCGAATCGGCCCGGGAGCGGAGCGCCGCCGCATGA
- a CDS encoding response regulator, which produces MDQARRVLVLDDSEISLEMGRFVLEERGYEVATALNLAEFHQRLEHFRPDLVLTDHVMPEMTGAELVQRLKRDLATEGIPVILFSSKPESELQRLATEAGADGWLSKAEGIEKLGELVDALVGEIVF; this is translated from the coding sequence ATGGATCAGGCCAGGCGCGTGCTCGTTCTCGACGACTCGGAGATCAGCCTCGAGATGGGACGCTTCGTCCTCGAGGAGCGCGGCTACGAGGTGGCGACCGCCCTGAACCTCGCGGAGTTCCACCAGCGGCTCGAGCATTTCCGTCCCGACCTCGTGCTCACCGATCACGTGATGCCGGAGATGACCGGCGCCGAGCTGGTGCAGCGTCTCAAGCGCGACCTCGCCACCGAGGGGATCCCGGTGATCCTCTTCAGCTCCAAGCCCGAGTCCGAGCTGCAGCGCCTCGCCACCGAGGCCGGCGCCGACGGCTGGCTCTCCAAGGCCGAGGGGATCGAGAAGCTCGGCGAGCTGGTGGACGCGCTGGTGGGCGAGATCGTCTTCTAA